The region ACCATACATCGGAATTTTCAGGTATTCATCGGCAAGCTCAATGGCCTGGTTGCTTAACCCACGCATTTCTGTACCAAAAAGTAAGGCTACAGGGCCCTTTTCAAGCTCAAATTCTGGTAGTAATGTATCATTTTGATGGGGCGTGGTAGCCACAACCCGGTAATTTTGTTTCTTTAATGTTGAGATGGCATTGGGTAATGCGTTTTTATTTTTGTAGTGATTTATATTAAGCCACTTTGATGAGCCCATTGCTACTTCGGGGTTTGGGATAAATTCGTTTTGTTGCTCTACCACATGTACTGTTTGAATTCCGAAGCAATCACATGAACGCAAAACCGCACTGGCATTGTGAGATTGATAAATATCTTCTATGGCAACTGTAATATAGTTTGTGCGATTTTGAAGAATTTTTTCGAATAAATGAAAACGCTCTTCAGATATGAATTCTTTAAGTTGTGCAATCAATTGTTTCACTGTTTTTTCTTCTGATTAATACTTGAACAGCGTAAATTTAGTGCAAAAAAAAAGAGTCCAAAATAAAGGGACCCTTTTTCTAAACTTTTTAGCAGTATACTAGCCAACGTCTTGTGCTAAATCGTTACC is a window of Salinivirga cyanobacteriivorans DNA encoding:
- a CDS encoding TrmH family RNA methyltransferase, encoding MKQLIAQLKEFISEERFHLFEKILQNRTNYITVAIEDIYQSHNASAVLRSCDCFGIQTVHVVEQQNEFIPNPEVAMGSSKWLNINHYKNKNALPNAISTLKKQNYRVVATTPHQNDTLLPEFELEKGPVALLFGTEMRGLSNQAIELADEYLKIPMYGFTESFNISVSVAIILNELRQKLNKSSIPWQLNEQEYEETLFKWIKASIKRPELIIERLQQTKKNYRTD